From one Eptesicus fuscus isolate TK198812 chromosome 21, DD_ASM_mEF_20220401, whole genome shotgun sequence genomic stretch:
- the CCL22 gene encoding C-C motif chemokine 22, with amino-acid sequence MAGLQTPLLAALLLLALALQATEAGPYGADVEDSICCRDYTRRPLPRRLLKGFHWTSGSCRSPGVVLLTLRDRKICADPRVHWVKRVLQKLDG; translated from the exons atggccggcctgcagACCCCGCTCCTGGCCGCCCTCCTGCTCCTTGCTCTGGCTCTTCAAGCGACCGAAGCAg gcCCTTACGGAGCCGACGTGGAGGACAGCATCTGCTGTCGCGACTACACCcgccgcccgctgccccgccGCCTGCTGAAGGGCTTCCACTGGACGTCCGGCTCGTGCCGGAGTCCCGGCGTCGT CTTGCTGACCCTCAGGGACCGGAAGATCTGCGCTGACCCCAGGGTACACTGGGTGAAGAGGGTTCTCCAGAAGCTGGACGGCTGA